Genomic DNA from Plutella xylostella chromosome 13, ilPluXylo3.1, whole genome shotgun sequence:
GgtagtttagaaaaaaatgatttcattataaataaatgattattcttattacctacttattctaGGTGTGTTACACAGTATtcaatgtttgaatatttAGATATTTACATAGTCAGTCAGTCATAATGAGTAGGCACTAGGTACCTAGACTAGATCCATGGCAGCAGTCTCATTGGAGTTTGTATAATAACATGGTTAAACAATCAGTATTTTTCCGTAGTTGTAAGTCTTATAACTAGTAAGAGTCATAAGGTGCATATTTAGATATAAAGGTAAGTACCAGTTAAATAGTACTTACGACTAAATCCACGGTTAACTGTAAATGTGTGAAACATTGTCATGATCCATTTTTGCCTGGTACATAAATAGGAATATTACAATATGAGGTTTCTCAGGCAATAAAAGACTATTGACTGTGGCACATCTACTTAACTTACGCATgacattgtacataatatagtacttgtaggtatattgtacaATCAATAAATCAATTAAGATAAGTTATACGTAgtttacataagtaagtatcgTTAAGTTGCTTTATAGGAATTCAATAAGGCTTATGGAATTCTTACAAatcaactttatttatttattagtatcaAAGACATGGGTTCCAACCAGttagaataagtacctacttagttataaaagtaaattgtGATTTAGAAAACTAGTTGTACTTACAGTAGATCTACTCTCGCTACCTTTCTATCTTtcagaaaaatattattatcttaggAATCTAGCACTATAGAGGTATCTAGTCGTGTTTATTAGGTAAGTTACGAATGTGTATGGGTCTATGTGCAGGCTTTTATTACTGATAGCGGTCAATACAACTAACTGAATATTTCATGTCTTCATCACTAAAGGAAATAGACATATTAGAGTAGAGATGAACGAAAGTCAagacatgaaaagtagaacaCGAATCACATGACAAAATCCGGACAAAAGCTTAATTAGATACAATGTAGGTTTACAACGTGGGCAGTCACATTGGCACTTACAAaggaaaaacataaaataacatgcaaagaATGTCCCCTCTTcatgtgtaggtacttagttttatttgttatgtAAACATTCAAAGTACATGCGTTATCTATTTAATGAGGACAATTTGTCTGGCAGTAAATGTTGGCTAACTCACTGATAAACCCGATCGTTTGATCGATAGATTAACTTAGAAATGACAGCGATTATCATAGTATTTGATTTGATGATTTCTCACGTATATTAAAACTAATATTCTTATGAAACTGTTAAACTGTAACTCTATAAATTTAAATCCTCTTACCTAAGTAGGTTATAGTGTTTGTGAAttactgataatgataaattgATAACACTTAGCGATGACCTGTTGTCACGTGCTCATCATCTGCTTgtgttaattattatcttattcaaaatacaaaaaaaacaacttgTAAATATGATAGTAGTTTCCTTGAAATTTCATAAAACTCAATTAAGATAAATGTATAACTTTTCATACCGTAACTACTGCAGTATGTAATTCCGTATAAGAACATTGTAGTTAATCGTAGTATTTTCTCATTTGTTTCAGAATGGGGAAGAAAAAAGAATTTCAGTCGAAGCTGAAGAAAGAAGGAGAATTTATACCTCCCGATGGAGGGTGGGGGTGGATGATCATAATAGCTGCCGGATTTTCTAATGTGAGTATTTACTTCTTATGTCTATTAAGGCATACACTATAGAAGTATAGGAATAACTTGCTTATATCCCTGTGACACATAGGCCAAAAACATGTTTACCCAGATAGTTCAGCGGGCTATAGAACGGACTATCTGTGGCCTCATTTATTAACATTGTTCgttatttcatacaaaagaaaaataattttaatcttTGTTTAACGTAGTTAGTTACCTATTAAGATCtaagaagtacctacctacaaacttttaaataatggTCATCACCAAATAACTCTCACGAAGCCCTTCTAATTCCAGTTGGCAGCCCTCCCAGTTCTTCAGCAGTTCGGGCTCCTGTTCCGAGACAAGTTCAGCCGCCTCGGCCTCAGCAGCTCGGAGACCACCACCATCATCAACATGAACTCCGCGCTCACCTCCTGCGTGGGTGCGTGAAGCGCCAAGCACGGTAACTTCATTACCATACCGGCCGTCACTAGATCGTCTTTTGTTTCTGGCGTTGAATTTTGTTTAGGACTtgcttttttaatttgttggtgCTTGAAGCGCCAAGCACAGTAACTTCATTACCGTAACGGCCGTCACTAGATGCATCGTCTTTTGTTTCTAGCGTAGTATTTTGTTTAGGACTTGCCTTTTTGCATAATTAGTTCAATCTACTTACTGCCATTTATGCAATAATCACAAAATCCCACAGGGTTTATCTGTAACTGTGAGTGATTAGAGTTCTATGTCATAGCCAAGTTACACTGCTACAGATTGCTAACTACTTAGGACTTTTGTGCTAAAAATAATGTGTGCATGCTCACAGCATGATAGACTTATCTAGATTTAGATCAATTATGACCAAATACCCAATCAGACCACCTAATCACAGTCCAGCCAGATAGTAAGTTTATCAAATAGTGACAGAGCATGCAGACTTTGCAACTGGGGTAAATGGTGATATGACCGTGAACGGGAAACTCAGAATTATTCGGTTGGTGTAAAGGCTGATAACGATATAAAATGCGTCTCTATTAAtagttataggtacttatgtttaCGGTTTAGGCGACCTTGTCATAGTTCACCTAATTCATCATACTGTCATGATTATAATGAATGGCTGATGTTAATAATGGTGGGatacttaaacaaaaattaaatcaattaaaaaaCGACATGCCACGTGCCTTTCTATACCTATAATCACCAACGCTATCAGTtcaaacaattattttttaatttcgcTGAATGAATTACTTAACTAATACCGGAATAAAGCCCTCTATTTAAGTTCAGTAAGACATAtcacattaatattttaacttcGCACCATGCATCATGaatttaattatgatttacccacatatagtttttataaaccaaaaaaaattgtttcagGACTTGCGAATGGCCCGATGTTCAAAACATTTACTTACCGCCAAGTGTCTCTGGCTGGAGCTACCCTAATTTTCATAGCACTGCTGATGAACACTTTTTCATACAATTTCTCCACATATTTAATATCGTTTTCTATTCTATATGGTAAGCAATGACTGATAAACTTAAGTATTactaatcaataaaaatatattatgtgtgtatttaaagatattatataatttccaGGGGCTGGTTTTGGAATTAGCAGTTCTGCTAATGCCCTCGCTTTAAACACATATTGGAAAAACAGAAGAAGACTAGCAACTGGTCTGTCATGGACAACAACCGGACTTGGCCCTATTATCTGGCCTCAACTTATTACTCTACTATTCAATGCGTATGGTGAAAATGGGACTTTACTTATCCTAAGTGGTTTTGCTCTACATTCTATAGCATGTGCTCTATTGCTACAACCAGTCGAATGGCATGCTAAAaatgaagaaataaaaaatcaagatGAAGAAAAACTGTTACAACCAACGACTGAAAAGAAGGAATCAATCGATGATAAAAAGGATAAGGAAAGTGGTTATTTCAGTTCTAAATTGAAAAACCTCAGCGCTTTTTCCAGTCAGTATCTGTATAATGAAGATGACCCCATCAATACAGGGTATGAAATAACTGATCCCGGTATTCCTATGATGACCAAAGCAAACGACGGTTATTTCAGTAGTTCGCGGCAGTCTAAGAGTAAAGTGGGATCGAGGGATGGTTCCACTAAAACATCGCGATTGAATTCCAAAAAACCATCAATGACAAATTTGACGGAAAGCCGATCACGGAAATCGTCTACTTTGTATTTAAACGAATCTAAGAAAAACTCCTCTGCTAACCTGGGTGCGCTTGCACAGGAAAGAGATGGAGTAAAACCAAAGAAAACTGTTGTAAGCTATCAGAATGAATCAAAGAAGAATTCATATACAAACTTGGGAAACCTTAATGTACCTGAGCgagaatttaaaacaaaacgaCGAACTTCCATTACAATGGAAACATTGATTCCAGAGTCTGAAATTGAAGATTGTCCAACACTTAAAGCACCACATGACTTGAAGGCTGAAGAAAAAGTCATTGTGGAAAAAATTGACCCAGCGCATGCTAAATCGATAGCTGATAAAGCCGAAAAGCACTATGCTGGTAGTAAAAGTTTAAAGTCATTTAAAATGGATGGTCAATACAGTGAAAAATATAATCGAGATAATCACAGCAATGTATCTTTAAAAAATCAAGAGGATTTGGAAGAAAAGCAATACTTAAAAGATAACCACAGTAATCAGTCTATTCGCGGAAAATATAGAAAGAAATCTAATAATTTTGCATATGAAAGTGAAGTACTCAAACTGGCTTCGCTTAAATTAGAGGAATACCTAAAAGAGAATGAGAGTAAACAAGAACAGTATGAAAAAATTAAGCTTTTAGTAAATGGGGATATAGATGTGGAAGACGATGATGTGTTTGATAAagaagttgaagttgaagaaAAAGAGGAAAAACTCACATTCTGTCAGAAAATGACAATATTCTTTGACCTCGACCTTTTAAAGGATTACACATTTATTAACTTGATGCTGGGAATAACTTTAGGAAACTTCAACGAGCTAAATTTTTCCATTCTGACGCCTTTCATCCTCGGAGACTATGGAAAGACGAAATCGGAAGTTGCTTTATTCATGTCGTTGTTAGCTGGCGTAGATATTTGCGTCCGATTTTGCATACCATTTGTAGCTGGCAAAATTGGATGGGATAACAATTCCTTCTTCTTATTCGGAATTCTAACAATGGCGATGGGTAGAGTGGGTAAGTTGAAGTAATCCAATAATTCATAGCCCAACTTATCAATTAGGTAGCTAATGTAATTGACAGCAATGTTCGATAGATTTTGTATTCCATGTGAGTGACAGCAATATTAACATGTCGTCTTTTTCCTCTATTCCAGTTCTAGCATACAGCCAGGCAACCTACGTAATATTTTTAGTAGCCGTTATGATTGGATTCGGCAAGGGTCTTCGAACAGTGTTTATGGCACTAGTGATCCCCACTCACGTGCCTCTGCACAAGCTGCCAGGAGCCACTGGACTGCAACTGGTCACCGCTGGCGTAGTCTACTTGACTCTGGGTCCAGTTGTGGGTAGGTTTGaaagattttaaattatttaactgTTTGATTAGTGGTGCTGCGCTGCCACGCTATATTGACAAAATGTATAAGAAGTTATactttagtaggtaggtactatttccaaaaaaaataaaacaaacatttgacTTAATTTGAAAAGGTTTTGCATTGTGTCCGACATTCATTTATACCGTGTTTCATTACCCGTAGATGGTGCCGATAGTTGATATTTTCTGATGTTATTCGATGATAGCCTTTTATAACACCAGTAAAACAATAGAGAGTAGCTAAATCAGACAAAAGATTGATAAAAGTAGGTAATGAATGACTCATAATAAATAGTACTGGATATAGAACGAAGTACGAGGAATTAACAATTCGAGtgcatacaataaaattacaatcgTTTGTTTTCTTCAGGTTGGATCAAAGACAACGCTTCCACGGCCACGACTCTACATTGCCTCAATATATTTACGTGGTTGATTGCAGTATCGTGGGGTTTGGAGAAATACATTACTGTGAGACGGCTGAAGCAGAAAGAAGAGTTGGCCAaatcataaaattaagaatCATTTAATATTAAGATACCTGCATTATCTATCTGTGTCAACTAAAtattagataagtacttaagtcatTCATTTAGGCACCGAAATACAGGCACTTAGGATTAAACTGTTAGCTAAGGGTGTATTAGAGGGtgattttatcttatcttgtTATTTGTTTGGTTGACTTTACCAAGATTTAAATGATGCAACACTTTAACTACTTACTAAGATAGAGCTTAcgtatacttacatacctacttaaatatttttagtattaattaaacatacttacctacttaatattataatttattaataataacaactttATACTTACTGTTCTTACAAGCCGTGTCTTTATTTCACCCTATATCCCTGCAAACTCCCAAATGCATTCAACTATAATCTCTAGGTAGAGAGCGCTGCACATCGACCCCTCGATGCGTCCcaaaacataacaaaaaatatcccCTCTAGTCTACACAAGTGTAAAACACCATCAGCTGGTCACACAAAACGACGCTGAGCTCGATATTAATTTGAGTTCGACTTGTGTGTTGCCAAGCCGGAATACCTCGTTCGATTTTTAAAACAACATCGATACAATCGAATGCCtagtaactagttaccaatgAGACATAATTGAATTAGTGTCGTGAACTCGTAATTCTGGTGAATCCGTCCCGCGGAAGCTAAATTAGATTAGTAGCGATGCGTACGCGCATGCTGTCGTATACAATCATGACAGTGTTCAGTGACAGCGAGACtcgtgtttgtttttgttcagTGTGTGATCATGTGTGTTGAATAAAATAGTGTGTTGAGGTTTGTGTCAGTGCGTTATACTTGTGTATAATTCATAGATAAATGACTAAACAATACCATATTCTTGAAATTTGGTTTCGATCCATACTCTACATTTAAACAAGCGTCGATAGCGCCTTTGTGTTTGAACTGAGCAAAATGACAAAGCAGAAATTAAACTACACAGCACAGCGTTTGGTTACAGGAGTTCAAAATACCTAGAACAGTATAAAACTATTAGGTTACCCATTGACctgtcagtatagagtaacatATCTTACAGCAACCTTACAGTTACAGGATCTGTTCTGAGTTAATCTCTATGATAATCACAATAACGCTTTTAACCAGATTTCTATAGTCACTAAGTAGCTAGTATGTATGTTGACTATGAAAAGTACCTTTCCTTAGtgcctatgtaggtatttagtgaTTGAGAAACATCCATTgtattcaaattttaatatattttatgaacgaTAGTTACAAGCatataactaggtaagtacctacctatatgccTATACGAAATCAACAGGTATTGCTGGgtaattacataggtatttagctCTATGTTGGCCCAACAAATTTATCTTGGTGCCTTTAATTACAAAccaccattttttttttataacgtCTGCCTGTAAATGTCCCAGTTTTTATAGGTAGTCCACGAAACActagaaaataaaacacacagTTTGTAAAACCATGTAAAGTAGGAGTAGAAGACAATAGAATGTCACTTGCAAAGGCATCATAGATTttaactgtgctaccacaaaaaactgtaaacactgtataagtagtgtttaaaacgaaatttgacagtttttgaggcgtttgacagcgctaactATCTGTTAAATGCTCTCTAAgcttttgtggtaaggccctaatAATTGATccaaaaaggttttttttaattcccaAGGCTACGTGATTAAACATTACATTATAGAGTCCAACTTTACAgaagttaataaaatacaaaagtatttACGTAACTACACACTTAATAATATGGCACTATGCCTTTACATATTTTAGCGGCCCTCTAAATTAACCTACGTGTAAAGAGAGTTTAGCGTAAACGAAAGCAGCaacattatatttacttatttatagatTAACAACGCAAAggaataaattaaaagtttttgaaaattcacgctaagttaaaaattcaaattttagtTTGTACCTAACTTTACACATACAATCGCTATAGTATTCTGTATTCTATAGCTAAGTTTGTAAGTCTCGTGAGTGATATTGTAATCATTTCGTAATAGATTACCGGTAatgcttatttattaaaactgtcGATGAATCTGATAATGTATACGTGATCGATATTAAATTCAACACCAAGATAAAATCCGCctttttcatataatatatttttgcattACATATCAAAAGGTATACTCAGATGTAATAcgcatacataggtacctacaatattaAACACTTTGACTGTTGATTGCCTCACCaactaatatatttttttaattgcccTATTGCACTCCACTAGACAAAGCGCCGTTTGAAGAAAAGTACCTTAAATATTGAAGACAGGGGATTTTTTCTCACGAATTTCAGTTTTCCGCAATGCCGTGGTTCATGTTTTCCACAGCCAGCCCCAGAGTGATTGGATGAGAAAGGTCCAGCAGTTaacgatttttgttttatagtgAATTTCAGCttctataggtaattttattattgtttgttaGTATTGCTGTGGACAATGTTCGTAGTATTATTTCCGAAATATCTCTACTCCACGCACTACAGTCTATTGacagaataaaatattcaataatGATGGGAAAATAAATGAGCAATTCTGCGACCAGATACACAAAACTTCATTCCGATATCAGAGTATGTTGAACGGAGCTAAGCCGATAACGGTCGTCTCTATCTCTCGTCACCTCACACTAAATATTAACATGAGTGTGCGCCGGCGCATCGTCCGCTGCCTACGGCCCAGCGCCTGTGTtctgtatttaatttaatttaacacatTTTACTCAGTTCAATAATCCTTCTGCTGATAACAATAGCAATAGTGACCGCCACAGTGACAGTGTTAAACAAAAATGAACTCTGTGAACTTTAAATTAAGTTGGACACTAAATTTGTGCTGTGTAATTAGTCAGTGAAGTTATTGagtgaaatgaaaataatttaaacacaaAAATGAAGAGAACTGTCCCAAAAAAGGTGCCACCAGATGGAGGCTATGGATGGGTCGTCACTTTTGCATATGCTTTGAATAATGTAAGTAACAGAAATTGTTTCGTAACTTTAACTAACCAATTAGGTCTaaattacttactaacttaCTTGGTACTTGCTTTGATCGCTTATGTAACAAggcatataaatatttaatgtgcCATTTAATAATTGGGAGCTTGTAACAGTAAAATTCCATTACGTTTTATAACAATTTCTCGTAGTATACAAACTCActaaattatgaattttactATCTAATCTTTGATATATGAATGTTTATACTCATTCTACATACAGTGGCCCAGCGCCTCATGTAGATAAATATAGAAATATTATTAGTGACTATAATGTAATTAATGTAATGAAATGATAAATATTAATCAGTTGCTACGCGTTCGTAATCTTCTTACCTTCAGCATATAAATCCCTATCCTTGCAGTTTTTAGATTACATAGTGACCCATATAGTAGCTAGCATTAATGAACACAATTTGACGTTTCAGGTAGTGGTCCTACCGCTGATTGCGGGGTTCGGGCTGGTGTTTCAAGAAGCCTTCGAGGAAACAAACCTCACCGCCACACAGGGCACTCTAGTCATTATCCTTAACCATGGTATT
This window encodes:
- the LOC125489375 gene encoding uncharacterized protein LOC125489375, producing the protein MGKKKEFQSKLKKEGEFIPPDGGWGWMIIIAAGFSNLAALPVLQQFGLLFRDKFSRLGLSSSETTTIINMNSALTSCVGLANGPMFKTFTYRQVSLAGATLIFIALLMNTFSYNFSTYLISFSILYGAGFGISSSANALALNTYWKNRRRLATGLSWTTTGLGPIIWPQLITLLFNAYGENGTLLILSGFALHSIACALLLQPVEWHAKNEEIKNQDEEKLLQPTTEKKESIDDKKDKESGYFSSKLKNLSAFSSQYLYNEDDPINTGYEITDPGIPMMTKANDGYFSSSRQSKSKVGSRDGSTKTSRLNSKKPSMTNLTESRSRKSSTLYLNESKKNSSANLGALAQERDGVKPKKTVVSYQNESKKNSYTNLGNLNVPEREFKTKRRTSITMETLIPESEIEDCPTLKAPHDLKAEEKVIVEKIDPAHAKSIADKAEKHYAGSKSLKSFKMDGQYSEKYNRDNHSNVSLKNQEDLEEKQYLKDNHSNQSIRGKYRKKSNNFAYESEVLKLASLKLEEYLKENESKQEQYEKIKLLVNGDIDVEDDDVFDKEVEVEEKEEKLTFCQKMTIFFDLDLLKDYTFINLMLGITLGNFNELNFSILTPFILGDYGKTKSEVALFMSLLAGVDICVRFCIPFVAGKIGWDNNSFFLFGILTMAMGRVVLAYSQATYVIFLVAVMIGFGKGLRTVFMALVIPTHVPLHKLPGATGLQLVTAGVVYLTLGPVVGWIKDNASTATTLHCLNIFTWLIAVSWGLEKYITVRRLKQKEELAKS